DNA sequence from the Epinephelus moara isolate mb chromosome 3, YSFRI_EMoa_1.0, whole genome shotgun sequence genome:
GTTCCCGACAAACTCACCATCACACTAAATCAACTCGCCTCATTCGTTAAACATGTTAATAGTCAttaggtaacattagccatgtgatgctaacagatACATGCTAACAGATAGCCCTGTTACTGTGCGTCTAAGACCACACAGACACCAAAACATTAGAAAGTATGGCTTAAGGCCTACTACATGCCATTCTGTTTACATTATGGGTATCAGTTtaagtactctattggtattgATATCACTTCAGGAGTAGCGCGCTGGTGCTGGtatcataatttttttaaacaatacccagcTGTATTTACAACTGTCCATGACTTGCACACCCTGTTGAACACAACATAATAAGAAATATAATGAATTGAAAGCAGTACATTTAACACATGCGTTAAAGTTTCAGTCACACATGCAAAGGGAGCCTGACGAGGTCAACAGCAAGGCTAATGCTAACAAATTAcgttaaaaaatgtgttaattgtAAGTCAGTAATTGTAAGGCCTTTAAGAAGGACAAAAGCAAAGTATAAAGTCCAAGATGCCCTTGGAAAAGTAAGTGTACTTTAAATTAAATGATAGCTCCACAAATATAGTACTGTATTTCCCTCCATTGTTAGTTTTTTTAATCCTTAATAGGTGCAACTGAGATTAATTAGACTGAAATTTATACAGTGAAAGGTTTGTTTGTTAAAGACAAGCTCATTGACATCACACCATCACAGACTGGGCTCATtagaaacattttgttttggctCACTCTGGCCTGTTTGATGATAAATGCATCTTCAGGGAACATTATGCAATGGAAGAGTCATCATACTTAATGCACAcaacaatgcaatgttctgacAGTTTTTAAAGCATGTCATGATTGTGTTGGAAAAGCACATTTATATGTATTTGAATAAGCAACACAattacataaaaatgacaattacatGATATTCGTGCCTCCTCTGAGTTTCATGTGACCAAGCAGAAGTGTGATTGTGGATAGCCCTGATTTATTCTTCTACTCAGAGGTCATTCTCATCAGGTGGGGAATGTATAGCTCTGGTGCACTGAGTTTAATaagtttaattaaaataagctgcagctctgctctcgGTGGATCAAATTAATATCAATGTGAGGATTATAAAGCTTTGGCTTTCTCAGGATCAGGAGGCTTTATCTCTGGAGATCAATGATCTTCCACTGTCTAAGGGTCACACATGCAGCCCTGGCACTGATCAGGAAAACTAGCAAGCATTCAATATTCAAAAGGTCATGAGCCTGGGCTCTTTTTCTGAAACCCTGATTTTACAGAAAAGTTTTAATTCAGCACAACCAGAGTCAGAAAATTAAAATTGGCCAAGATAAAAATCTGCCCTTACACTGCACTTTATGCTAATAGAGGACTAGAGAATGATAATATGATGAGTGTCTGCCCTCTAGTGGGTTTATGTGTAAAGTGCAAGCTGTGCCATGAATGACACTCAGTTAATGATCAGTGACAGCACTACAGTGTCTCCTATGGTTGTTCCGAAAGCTGTATTATTACTAGTTTATTGGGCTCAGTTTAAGAGTACGTGCTTATTTGTGAATGTCAACTCATCTGACAGATTTTTGTGGACTTTAAGGGTGCAGTTTATCTTTAGCACCCAGTATAACACCTCCTTAAAGTTCCTTGAacctggggcgtcggtggcttagtggtagagcaggcgcccccacatacaaggctgttgccgcagcagccggggttcgagtccagcctgtggccctttgctgcatgtcatccccctctctcgccccccttcacacttggctgtcctatccattaaaggcaaaaaaatgcccaaaaacatatctttaaaaaaaacaaaaaagttccTTGAACCTCACTGTTGATGTTCAGAAACCCACATGGCGACTGTGAGAGtttaaaaagaggagaaggaaTTAACAGATCAAACTGAAATCTCCAATTTTATGCTTTAAAGTTAGAGTACAAGATCCTGTCCTGCATCCACCGATGTAGATTTCAAGAGATACattaatacaatataatattagATACATATTATTTAGAATCCACCCcctttatttttacaaaattaatTTACACCATGAATtgataaaacaaaaatctaCAAATTATTGCGGTGGACCCACAAGCCCCATGTTTCATATTTGCCCCCATGTTGTGATGAAACCAATGCCCTTGTTTCTGCATTTGAAACCATCACCTTTTGTTGACTGAAAAGGCAGAAGTTAAGCTAGGCACCTGTAtatgagatgagaggaaatgTGAGTTTGTTATTTCTATGGCACAGAACACAGCCACtaagaaaacattatttttatccATCTAAATATGTATGCAACCCAAATTATCTTTTTCTCAACACTAATATGCTGATCTACAGCCGcttaaattttaaaaacaaacaaacaaacaaacaagctgtTCATATTAAAATAGTGTCAAAATAGACACTATGACACAGTGAACCATTCTGTCTCTATTTTGGTTTATATATTTCAACTTCAATCACACAAACCATGAGACACAAGAACACACCACTAGATGGTGCAAGCCTATCAGAATTGTAAACTCCTGCATGTTTCATGTTCAGCCTGAGAGTCTTGATTGCCTATTTCTGTCAAGACTGTTTGCATCATAGCAGTCTTTATTTAATCAAGCTTGAATTTTGCAATAACTGTGCACATATGGATGTGGTTATGTTTCTGACCCCTCCTGACCCTCTGCATGGATTTTAATGGAGACAAATGTTTGACAAAAGTATTGTGCGACTGCCATATTGCCTCCACAGAGCAATAATAAAAAGACTTGACACAATAAGTAAAGGCAAGATAAAACTAAAAAAGTATCTTGCACAGAGAAATTAAAGTGTCATAAAAGCAAAGCAATATTGAATTACATCAGACAGTTTAGGTTAATTAAAAGGGACAGATTTTTGTACACTGATgaaaagactggaaacaaatgcttttcaatTCACTCAACACCTCTCCTGGAACATCTTCACAAAGGTACGGCTGTAGTTGTTGCAGGGAGgaggcactgtgtgtgtgttgtacggTGTTTCATGATATTGGGCCCATCTTTCTTTTAAGCAACTCGTTTTGGTGAAGTCAAAGTAACTGTGGGatgattaaatgtgtgtgtgcagtcaaaTTTAGGCCGAACATGGAACTGACAGGAGTTGATAAGGTGAATGGTGTAGTTTGATTCAGCCAATGCAGTGGCTATGTCATAgcattatatttgttttattggaTAACTGCAGAAAATGTTTGGTGAGGCAGACATTCATATCTCTGTATATGAGACTTTTACATGTTTAATCTCTTGACAcggtattaataataatatgatttccaaatttaaaaaaaagaatgcaagCAAAATGATGtgttggattttttattttaaaattgctgttaattttttttttttttttttttgtttagcatATCTATTATGGTGAAGTACtggacaacacaaaaacaagtagTCACTGTTGTTGGAGACTTTCTCAGAGATAGTTCGGTTGAGGATGACAAGTTCATTGTGTTGCACAATGCCATTTTCCCCCGAAATATTTCTTACATTATTTAGTGTAGAGTCACAACTGCATTTTACTACAGTACATGTGGAAATCTGTGATTTGATTTTGCACAGGAGATCATTGTATAATGACAAATTAATATAACTGTATAGAACCAAATGAAACCTCAAGCTTAATGTGTCATTATAGCAGTGATAAAGAGCTCACCTTTTTGGATGAGGTTAAGTTTCTCATCCTGTATCTTTTGCAAAACCTCTTAATGATGTTCAGCACTTCTTCTGTCTTTAATGAGTATATTATAGGATTGAGCAAAGCTGGTAtggtgtgtgtcagagaggagtTTATGATCCTGGCATTGGGATGGATAGAGGAGGTCAGTGAAGTTAAGTTGGTGCCCACTAGTGGTAGATAGAAAATAGCCACAAGAATCAGGTGAGAAGTACACGTTTTAAATGCTTTGAGTCGTTCCTCTCCTGATGCAATCCTGATCAGTGCtatgaaaatgcaaacataTGTCAATGCTATCAAAACAAGTGGAATGAAGATGATAATAGTGATAGCGATGAGTGATAGTATGGAATTCAAAGAAGTGTCATTACAGGCCAGACGATACACTGGTCCATGATCACAGAAAAAGCTCTTCACGACCAAAGATCTACAGAAGGAGAGACGATTAATAAGCGCAACAGTAAATCCTATTAGGCTCGATAAACACACCCACGCAAACAGCAGCATTGCAGCAATAGCCGGTTTAGTCACAATACTATGGTACCTTAAAGGGAAACAAATTGCTATGAATCTGTCATATGCCATTGTGACAAGTGTCCACGACTGCATACTTccaaagaataaaacaaagaacATATAACTTAAGCAAGCCTCATAGACAATGTATCTCCTGTCAAACAAAAACGTGTCTAAGAGTTTTGGGATGAGAGCAGTGCTCCCACACAAATCTGTCAAAGCCAGGTTAAACACAATCATGTATTTAGGAGTATGAAGAGTCTTCACCAGGTAGATAACTGAGAGGAGGAGGCTATTCCCAAGAACAGTCATtatataaacaaaacacaagaagACATAGAAATACTTCACATGAGGGATGTTAGAAAACCCACTGAGATAGAATTTTGCAGGACGAACAAATGTGGCATTAGATATGGTGGCAGCTTTCTCTGCTGGGGTCATTTTGAGTATCTGTTTCCCTAGATGTGCAGAGAGAAAATAAGATAACTAGGCaaggaaaatatatttatattcatatagTTCATTTCAGCAACAAGGCAATTAAAAGTGCCTTACatacaaagtgaaaaaaaagataGGTGTAAAATGCATTAATAAAAGTTGCAGTGCAGTGTAAGAaataacaattattattatatttattatatgaCTTAATAAAAGGAAGAGGCAAAAAATAAGTATATATAATAAAGGAGGCCACAGATAATTGATGGTAATTATTGTAACCAAACTCACCCCAGACAACATCAAGTGTGCAGTGCACTTAAGTGAGCTGTACTGTGAGAGACCTGACATTTATATTTTACTGCTTTCATTGTGGGACAGTGGAAATGCTGGTGGCTGCATCACATGGTCATTCAATGTGCAACTGTGTCATAGTTTATGTCACTGATGTGCTGATGCAATCGACTCAACACACTATTGTCAGCACGATACTGAATTATCAGTTTATGGCACAATCCATGATTCAAACGGATATAATTTTGCGAAACAGCATAATTATAAAGCTTAATTTGTTGATTAATTAGTGATTAAGTGTGATTAGTGAGTTAAGGGtggaaaataaatacacaagaAAGTCTTTGGTAAAATGCAGTGGTATTCTAAAAGAACCTTTATGGGGTCTTTCTAAACAGAAATTTTGAAGAGATTTAAAAGTCTTACAGATTTCTCAACACAAGATGTTATGGTTTATAGTAACAAAAGGGGGAACAAACAAGTAGGGAATGCCATACAAAACAGACAGGATCTTTAGAAGATACCCCCTTTATTTGATTAACTCAAACTGTTGAACATCAGGTAAGAAAGTAACCATATCTTAATACCTTAGCTGTGTAAGGCAACAAGCATGTAGCATGTCTACTCATCCCCCAGTATTTCCATGAGGCCGAAATTACAGGGAAATAATGCAaggaagacaaacaaaacacaatgttaCCCTCTGCGAGAGACATTCCGAATTGCAGTGAGCAATTTCCTTTAAGATAAAAGTGGAAAATGTGCCAAATCCGCCATGCTAGACGCTTGCTAAAGCACACAGTGCCAAGTGCAAAATAACAACTGAACAACATGAAAGTGCTCATCTGCAACATGGGATCAATTTTCAGTCAACATCAATGCAAATGAATACAATTATTTGGCAAGCTAACATACTCAGAGCGACAATCCCAGCATGTTGATGTTTCGCAGGCATAAAAAGCATGTTTACCATAGGCTGTCATTTTGTATTTGAAatgtaaccttttttttttaaagcggGATCCACCACTGTCTGTTACAAGACAAAGTGGTTGAGGTTCCAACACTGGTGTGAGGAAAGAAGGCTAGAGTTACTGTCTTGTGCAGTTGGCTCTATTCTTGTCTTTTGGCAATGTTTGATGGATAGAGGGCTGTCATATGCCACAATTAAAATGTATGTAGCAGCCATCTCTTCCTCCCATGAGGGTTTTGGCGACAGACCGATCTTTGCCCACCCTCTAGTGAAGCAGTTCTTGCAGGGGGTCAGGGGACGAGGCTCAATGATGTGAGCCTCGTCCCCACAACAGGACCTGCAATTAGTGATTTGTGAAGGATTCCTTTGAGTCTCTGGTGCGCTCCTCTCTGAAGGTGTTGTCATTCAAGACAGCTTTGCTGCTTGTGTTGACCTCAGCTAAGAGAGTGTGTGACCGAACTACCCTTTTACTGCACCCTAGTTGCTTGCTGCTTCATAGTGCCTGCAGTGGGGCTACTCTCAGACCGAATCCTCCTTTGTTCCCAAGAACTCAGGGAGTTTGTTCAGGTCGAGAGTAATACAGAATGCTTTTCTTCCTCTACCCCATGAGGGGGACAGGGAGGCAAAATTGCACTCGCTCTGCCCAGTCTGTGCGTTGGCATGTTATGTTGAATGCACGGCCCCCATCGGATGCTCTGGACATCAATTTGTGTGCTTGGGTAATGGTGTGACCGGTAAGGCCCTACTCAAGAATTGCCTTGCAAGATGGCTTTGTAAGTGCATCTCCCAAGCCTACGGACAGGGACCCTCCCACTGTGGTCCGTGCACACACTAAAAGTGGTGTGGCAGTGTCCGCAGCCTTGTTCTGTAGGGTGAGTGTCcagcatatacagtatgtacggTAGCGGCGTGGTCTACACCCTGTCCGTTCATATGGCTCTATCTCTTGGACATGTCAGACTCCTTTTCGGGATCTGTGCTTACTGGAACAACTCAGGACTGGTGAAAAGGGTGTGAAAAGAGTGTATGTCAGCTGTGTTTCACCTGACTCCCCTCGAGGTTTGATACCACAACATGTTCCCATGCTCCTTAATGACCCAGAAAGGTGGTGTGCAGGGTGTTAATCAAGATTatgattacttttttaaaattaatatgttaatcataatattaatattattaaatattctGAAATTTGAGTGGTTTATTGAATCATTTACTGTGATTTAAGTTTACCTTGAAAGACTATAAGAATTAATTCCATTACTGATTATAATCTGCCGACTAGTTTTCTCATTatctaaataaatgtttttttctgtaaacaatgttatatgttatataatataatataataccaGCCCATGGAGATGCAatcatattttttgtattattcaACCAAAAAGCATTCAGTTTGTTATCATATATGAcagagaaaagcatcaaatcttTAAaattgagaagctggaaccagatatttggcattttgtttgaaaaattaCTGAAGCAATTACCAGATTATCATTgtcaatttattttctgtcaattcACTTCTCAATTAGTTACTGTGACACtgagcagaaacaaaataagactCAAAATCAGGATACCAAATGACTGTATGAGAGCTCCAACATTCTAGCACATTATGAAATTTGTGTCATTTCCAAATTTTTAAAACAGATAACAGAATAAATGGGATGTATTTTTGTAGGATGAAActattttaaattaaagtacAGTAAAATACAAGATACCACAAaactttctaaaaataaaatcatattgcTTATAATCAAGAGGTCAGAACTACAactatacaaaaacaaaaacactcctAATATGTCATTGAAGCACTGATAAAGACCTCACCATTTTTTGGTTGTGTTGCTAATCATACTTCTTTTGTAAAGCTTCTTGATTGAGTTCAGCACTTCTTCTGACTTAAAAGAGTATATTATAGGATTAAGCAAAGCTGGTATGGTGTGTGTCAGAGTGGAGTTTATGATCCTGGTATTAGGATGGATGTAGGAGGCTACTGACGCTATGTTGGTGCCCACTAGTGGTACATAAAAAATAGCAACAAGAATCAGGTGAGAAGTACACGTTTTAAATGCTCTGAGTCGTTCCTCTCCTGATGCAATCCTGATCAGTGCTATGGAAATGCAAACATATGTCAATGCTATCAAAACAAGTGGAATACAGAGGGCTACTATGAAAGCAACATATGCCATGATGTTATTTATAGAAGTGTCATTACAGGCCAGACGGTATACTGGGTTATGATCACAGAAAAAGCTCTTTACCACTAAAGATCTACAGAAGGACAGACGATTAATAAGCGCAACAGTAAATCCTATTAGGCTCgataaacacacccacacaaacagcagcattgCAGCAATAGCCGGTTTAGTCACAATACTATGGTACCTTAAAGGGAAACAAATTGCTATGAATCTGTCATATGCCATTGTGACAAGTGTCCACGACTGCATACTTccaaagaataaaacaaagaacATATAACTTAAGCAAGCCTCATAGACAATGTATCTCCTGTCAAACAAAAACGTGTCTAAGAGTTTTGGGATGAGAGCAGTGCTCCCACACAAATCTGTCAAAGCCAGGTTAAACACAATCATGTATTTAGGAGTATGAAGAGTCTTCACCAGGTAGATAACTGAGAGGAGGAGGCTATTCCCAAGAACAGTCATtatataaacaaaacacaagaatACATAGAAATACTTCACATGAGGGACGTTAGAAAACCCACTGAGATAGAATTTTGCAGGACGAACAAATGTGGCATTAGATATGGTGGCAGCTTTCTCTGCTGGGGTCATTTTGAGTATCTGTTTCCCTAGATGTGCAGAGAGAAAATAACAGTATATATAAAGACTGATGACACAGTTGTTTGGTAGGCATTTTTGATATCAACCTCACCTCAGACAACATCAAGTGTGCAGTGCTGTAGGCCGACTGTGAGCTGTACTGTGAGAGACCTGACATTTATACCCCACCCCTTTCATACCAGGAGAGTAGAAATGCGCTTGGCTGCATCACATGGTCACCGGCTTATCATAGTTTATGTTATCGATGTGCTGATGCAATCACCTCAGTTAACTGTTAACAGTTAATTGTAAGTTTATCGCAAAATCCATGATTCAAATGTAGAAACAGGACACAGTTACTCCAAATGATGAACATTGAACAGCATAATGAGTCACTCAAGGGAAAGGAAGTAAAAATAATACACTGGTGAGTCTCAGGTTAAAGGCTATGGTATTTACAAAACAGAATGTCTCACAGCGTTTGAAACCGAAGTCATCTTGTTCTCACCACTGGATATAAAAATAGGAGGATGTGCACTCGCAAATTTCTTCTGATGCAAAACACTACAGCtgtttagcttgttagcttttATAGTAGTACCCCCAAATATATTGGCAGGAGAATATAACCTTACCGCAGGGGTGGCCAAACTTTTTGGATTTTGGGCCCTGTACAGAAAAATACATGGTCAAAGAAAGTAGTTAAATTTATAAGAAAATTATTAGAAGTATGCTAAAGCCatattatagtttatttttaaaaaattagcaGTGGGCTGCAGTTTGGTCTGTTTGGGTTCATATATTTCAACTGTTATCCACTAAtccactaaaaaaacaaaaaacaaaaacaaaaacaaaaaacaaaaacaaaaaaacactagaTAGTGCAAGCCGACCAGAATTTTACACTTCCTGATGGTTCATTTTCAACATATACGTTTTAAGttaatctttttgtttgttttttaaacctgtttatatcattttttttcacctTGAACTTGTCCCCAATGGGAGAAGGGCCCCTTATAAAGCCTGGAataaaagtctggttttgtttgcaaatcTTTATCTGTAAGTAATTAGTGCCATAACTAAACTGAAATGAActaaaacttaatttaaaaaaaacaacaaaaaaacagtggtAGCTTTCTGAGGCACCTCTCCCCCCTTAAAGGCGCAAAATCGTTAAGTCTGCCACTGCACTCAGCTTTGTCTCTAAACGCAGCTGGAGTAGAGTGAGTGGCTGCTTATACTGCTGGATCACCAATGTACACTGTCATGTATTTCCCCAAGAAGGGGAAGTCAGAGttccaaataaaaaaagaaagggaaggGGAGAGACTTGGATCAAGAGAGAAAGAGCGGGGGATCCACAGAGCCTGCTTATGCAttgggcccagaatttggtgctacgcccctgaTTTTAATGGAAGCGTCGCCTAAAACAGTTGCTGCTTTGCCTTTGAAGAGTGATATTAGCAGAGACAAGTTGTAATAAGTATACGTTAGGTCAGGGGTCAGCAGCCTTTTCtatcaaaagagacatttttgtcCAAAAAATTCCCAAATAATCTGCCTGGAGctgtaaaatatatttgagcCTGATAATGAAGGTAACAGTAAGTCTAAATTTGCTCATCAACATAACTAATTGGTCTAAATGAGaatttattaatatgttttaccatgCAGTGGCCACTCCACAGTGGGCTATTTGTGATTGTTAGGTACTTAAACTTTGCAGGGTTGGCGGTAAAGCAAACGAATATGTCCATGCACTGTTAAATTTTCTATTGTCCtccatgactttttctttttatctggaATCCATAGCTAGGTTAGTTAGGGAGATCCAAGAGAAGCTACCTGTATTGAGGTACAGTAAAATGTAAAGGAAAAGGTGATAGGCAGTATGACGCACATTTAGTTAATGAAATCTTaaaaactagggctgtcaaaacaacattaattttgattaattaatcacagaaaaaataacatgttaaaaaagtTAATGCTGATTAATCGCAttccgtggtgccctttgacccagGGCGtcactgaaggccacagtggctttgtcacatgatggaggcagacgagaaGACGCTGTTTGGCCccgtgaatggaacatttacatttaaaaaaacaccccgATGGAACTGTTGACCGGAGCACCATTCTCTGCAATatctgcagtaaggaattttcaTACCATCAGAGTACTTTGAGCCTAAAATATCACCTCAATGCAAAGCATTTAGGTCTGAGCAAGCACAACCTCTGATGCTAGCGCAGCCAGCCAGCCTTGTCAAGCTAAGCTCCACGAGGCGTTCAGACGACAAACTAAGTAAGTCGACTTGTGACCATCTACCTTCCTTGCAAAATGGATTACAATAGACTGCAGAACAGTTTcagtggtagaggacaggggaacaattgtgtccaaaatccagcagctttaccatgacaaatctgatttttaaaaaaaatacttttacagTAGAAGTTGATGTATGcaattaatttagattaattaatcacagagcatgtaattaattaaattaatcttTTTATCACTTGACAGCCCTAGTAAAAACCTTTTCAAAATTCTGTTTATaagctacacatttttacaattacaaaatgtaagaatcactcaAGGCCTACgacaatgaaaaatgaaaattgtaGGAGCAATACCTTtagaaaatgtttacatttggggcaccaccctcctatGGAGGGAAGcaactaatcaaattaataactccgaAAACCAATTATGAATTTGTCAGTAcacttatcaataatgaatcaatctcaatatctgggttatgaattctccaTACAGTGATCTTAGTTCCAGCTCAAAAGAAATACCCACAGACAATgacttggcgataaatgaagatttatttaggctAAATATTTAACAACTGAGTAAATGAATAGTAAATGAGGATgatatgaaataacacaaaatcaacggtatgtataaatggattaaGACAAGAGGTAACACTTTTGTCAGTTATTTAGTTTGGCGACAGTGAGAGAGAGTATGTGACTGTAGATAAATTGGGGACGCAGGAATGCGCAAAACCATTTACCTAACAAACCTAAATTAAGATCAGAATAACTAAGTCTCCTATTTGACATCAACTCTTATCACAACACAGCGGCTGCATCAGGTGAGGGAAATTCTTTGCCTACTTTCTGAGCAGCATTGAATCAGGCAGACGTTGCTCCGAGGACCCCCGGACTGTCACTTTGCGGCTCCCGGACTTCCCAGCAGAATGAAATCGGCTGGAACACAGTGGTGGAGGAGCGATCGAGCCTGACTGCGACGTCCTTCAGGTGGCCCCCAAACGTCAGTTCTCTTAGGCAGCAGAAAGGCTCCTGGTTTGGCAAAAGAACCACTGTGGCAAGTGGCTGGCAGCCGCTGGATCCTAATCTTTCATGGAGTTGCAGGTCAAACAGTAGCTCATTTATTTAGCTGTGGCTACTCGCTTAtaataaagttgaaaaaaatCTCGTCGGCCGTTCGATATTAtcatcaaagttattattaacgcgtataaaaaaaatgttgcaatcGTCTGGCTTCGTCGCTTCAGGTATAATGTTACTGAAggcacagacaaaaagaaagaaaaagttaaaagtaaagaaaagtgacagaaagaaaagtaaaagtaagtaaaaagtaaaagaaaggTAAAAGTGCAGAGATGCGCCGAGCTCACTAGTTTTATCTCACCAGCTTGATGGGGAATGTTTGAGGCAAGGTGGGTTGCTTATTTTAGACATTACTTTATTTCGGAGGAAACTTAATGAGCTTTaatgaaactttattttgtgAGATTATATACTTTAACATGTTACGTGCGATAGACACATACTCTTCCTATTATGGTCAAAATCGGCTCTTAATATCAAATTAAATCTAATATGATTATTATACTGCATATATTAGCAGAACCCAAGTATAAATGTTTCTTGCACAAACACTGCAAACTAGTGTGCAATTGCATCAACCTACTAAATGAGAAAGCACATATTAATAAAgacaagttgattaatcaatctaACTATATTTTAACTCGAAATATAATATGGGATTCCTTACGGGAACCCTTCTTAACTATCGTCACAAGATGGCAGTGTGACTCCATGTTAAATAAGGGATTAAACACATGGAATTATAACTTTCTCATACTATGACCTataagagtgaaaaaaaaaatcattcaactAACAAACAAGGATTATGCACAGTTACAATTTTAGaacatggataaaatgtatagttttacTTTCAAGAGACATTTCAAGTTGGTTACAAGAGAAACTTAGTCTCTGCTCTGGAATGCATGCTGAGTTTATGACTCCCATCTGGATTTCTTATCTAATCTTCACCCCCAGTCAGATGGGGCTGGGGTAGTTCCCATGGATGTGACAAAGGGGAGAAGATGTGCTGAACGTAAAAACATAGTTAATGACCCCAGGTCTGGCAGTTAATCTGGCTGTGTTGTCAAACGCTGGATTTTTTTCAGGATGTTAATCAGAACTTAAATCTGGAGTATTTCCAATTGACACCTTTACCACCCTTGATGCCAGGATGACGGTGAAAGCGTTCCTTAGGAATTAGGTCAAACGGCCAAAGCAATAAACATTTGACCTCCGAGTGACTCATCTCACCCTTGTTCCTTTACTTTAGGTTTTGGGAGAGTTCAGACAGGGGGTTCCTCctgcaaaatgtaaatgttaaaaaaaaaagcagtttttaaATTTCTATATAACTTTTTGCCAAAGCCACTGGGAGCCACTGAACAGGGGCGGTAGAGCCACAGGTTGCTCACCCCTGGGTTAGATAAAAAGCTAGAGGTAAAATAAGAAAAGCTGTGCAGGTAAATTTAAGTGACACAAAGGCAGAGCAGTTCAATGTAGAAACACATCAGATAGTATGGCTTCATGAAAAGGGAAAGATGTTAACACGTTGATGGAAA
Encoded proteins:
- the LOC126388103 gene encoding olfactory receptor 1-like, which encodes MTPAEKAATISNATFVRPAKFYLSGFSNIPHVKYFYVFLCFVYIMTVLGNSLLLSVIYLVKTLHTPKYMIVFNLALTDLCGSTALIPKLLDTFLFDRRYIVYEACLSYMFFVLFFGSMQSWTLVTMAYDRFIAICFPLRYHSIVTKPAIAAMLLFAWVCLSSLIGFTVALINRLSFCRSLVVKSFFCDHGPVYRLACNDTSLNSILSLIAITIIIFIPLVLIALTYVCIFIALIRIASGEERLKAFKTCTSHLILVAIFYLPLVGTNLTSLTSSIHPNARIINSSLTHTIPALLNPIIYSLKTEEVLNIIKRFCKRYRMRNLTSSKKVSSLSLL
- the LOC126388104 gene encoding olfactory receptor 1-like; this encodes MTPAEKAATISNATFVRPAKFYLSGFSNVPHVKYFYVFLCFVYIMTVLGNSLLLSVIYLVKTLHTPKYMIVFNLALTDLCGSTALIPKLLDTFLFDRRYIVYEACLSYMFFVLFFGSMQSWTLVTMAYDRFIAICFPLRYHSIVTKPAIAAMLLFVWVCLSSLIGFTVALINRLSFCRSLVVKSFFCDHNPVYRLACNDTSINNIMAYVAFIVALCIPLVLIALTYVCISIALIRIASGEERLRAFKTCTSHLILVAIFYVPLVGTNIASVASYIHPNTRIINSTLTHTIPALLNPIIYSFKSEEVLNSIKKLYKRSMISNTTKKW